In Rattus rattus isolate New Zealand chromosome 3, Rrattus_CSIRO_v1, whole genome shotgun sequence, one genomic interval encodes:
- the Prok1 gene encoding prokineticin-1 isoform X2, with product MKAIMKTRACERDVQCGAGTCCAISLWLRGLRLCTPLGREGEECHPGSHKIPFFRKRQHHTCPCSPSLLCSRFPDGRYRCSQDLKNVNF from the exons ATGAAAGCCATCATGAAGACCAGG gCCTGTGAACGAGATGTCCAGTGTGGGGCTGGCACCTGCTGTGCTATCAGCCTGTGGCTGCGGGGCCTGCGGCTGTGTACCCCTCTGGGGCGGGAAGGAGAGGAGTGCCACCCTGGAAGCCACAAG atCCCTTTCTTTAGGAAACGCCAACACCATACCTGTCCCTGTTCACCCAGCCtgctgtgctccaggttcccagatgGCAGGTACCGCTGCTCCCAGGACTTGAAGAACGTCAACTTTTAG
- the LOC116895780 gene encoding chymosin-like, with product MGMVSTELSTQWTLIRPGFSRIVDSTTVSRAHIGIGLPAVSSYAKWHRVDYATLRLDQALSGEIGLGDSNQEHLGHLLRIPLHKGKSLRNTLKEQGLLEDFLRRHLYEFSEKNSNIGVVASEPLINYLDSEYFGLIYVGTPPQEFKVVFDTGSSELWVPSVYCSSKVCRNHNRFDPSKSFTFQNLSKPLFVQYGTGSVEGFLAYDTVTVSDIVVPHQTVGLSTEEPGDIFTYSPFDGILGLAYPTFASKYSVPIFDNMMNRHLVAQDLFSVYMSRNDEGSMLTLGAIDQSYFIGSLHWVPVTVQGYWQFTVDRITINDEVVACQGGCPAVLDTGTALLTGPGRDILNIQHAIGAVQGHHDQFDIDCWRLNFMPTVVFEINGREFPLPPSAYTNQFQGSCSSGFRHGSQMWILGDVFIREFYSVFDRANNRVGLAKAI from the exons ATGGGGATGGTCAG CACGGAGCTGTCCACACAGTGGACTCTGATCCGCCCTGGCTTTTCCCGGATTGTGGACAGCACAACTGTATCACGAGCACACATTGGCATAGGCCTCCCTGCAGTTTCCAGCTATGCCAAATGGCACAGGGTGGATT ATGCCACTTTGAGACTAGACCAAGCCCTTTCTGGAGAAATTGGTCTGGGAGACTCAAATCAGGAGCATCTGGGACATCTGCTCCG GATCCCTCTGCACAAAGGGAAGTCTCTGAGGAACACCCTGAAGGAGCAAGGACTGCTGGAGGACTTTCTGAGGAGACACCTGTATGAGTTCAGTGAGAAGAACTCCAACATCGGGGTGGTGGCCAGTGAGCCTCTGATCAACTATCTAGAT AGTGAGTACTTCGGACTGATCTACGTTGGAACACCACCCCAGGAGTTCAAGGTGGTGTTTGACACAGGCTCCTCAGAACTCTGGGTACCCTCTGTGTACTGCAGCAGCAAAGTTTGCA GAAACCACAACCGCTTTGACCCATCCAAGTCCTTCACCTTCCAGAATCTGAGCAAGCCCCTGTTTGTCCAGTATGGTACTGGCAGTGTGGAGGGCTTCCTGGCCTATGACACTGTCACG gtctctgatattGTAGTTCCCCATCAGACTGTGGGCCTGAGTACCGAGGAGCCAGGTGACATCTTCACCTACTCTCCATTCGATGGCATCCTGGGCCTGGCCTACCCTACTTTTGCCTCCAAGTACTCAGTACCCATATTTGACAACATGATGAACAGGCACCTGGTGGCCCAAGACCTGTTCTCCGTTTACATGAGCAG GAATGACGAAGGGAGCATGCTCACGCTGGGGGCCATCGATCAATCCTACTTCATAGGCTCACTGCACTGGGTGCCTGTGACTGTGCAAGGATATTGGCAGTTCACAGTGGACAG GATCACAATCAATGACGAGGTGGTGGCTTGTCAAGGCGGCTGCCCTGCTGTTCTGGACACAGGCACTGCCCTGCTGACAGGGCCTGGTAGAGACATCCTCAATATTCAGCACGCCATTGGAGCTGTGCAGGGCCATCATGACCAG TTTGACATTGACTGCTGGAGGCTGAACTTCATGCCCACGGTTGTCTTTGAGATCAATGGTAGGGAGTTCCCACTGCCACCCTCCGCCTATACCAACCAG TTCCAGGGCTCCTGCTCCAGCGGCTTCAGGCATGGCTCCCAGATGTGGATCCTTGGAGATGTGTTCATTCGGGAGTTCTACAGTGTGTTTGACAGGGCCAACAATCGTGTCGGACTGGCCAAGGCTATCTGA
- the Prok1 gene encoding prokineticin-1 isoform X1: MRGAVQVFIMLLLATVSDCAVITGACERDVQCGAGTCCAISLWLRGLRLCTPLGREGEECHPGSHKIPFFRKRQHHTCPCSPSLLCSRFPDGRYRCSQDLKNVNF, translated from the exons ATGAGAGGTGCTGTGCAAGTCTTCATCATGCTCCTTCTAGCAACTGTATCTGACTGTGCGGTGATCACAGGG gCCTGTGAACGAGATGTCCAGTGTGGGGCTGGCACCTGCTGTGCTATCAGCCTGTGGCTGCGGGGCCTGCGGCTGTGTACCCCTCTGGGGCGGGAAGGAGAGGAGTGCCACCCTGGAAGCCACAAG atCCCTTTCTTTAGGAAACGCCAACACCATACCTGTCCCTGTTCACCCAGCCtgctgtgctccaggttcccagatgGCAGGTACCGCTGCTCCCAGGACTTGAAGAACGTCAACTTTTAG